The DNA window TTAGCTTCAAAGAAATTGAAATTATATCGGGCATCTACAAAAAACTTTTCAGTAATTTTATATTCAGCACCAAGGAAAGGGAAAAGGTTCAATGTCTTTATCCCATCCGATTCTCCGCTCATCTCTCCAAAAATAGTGTCAGTTGTTATCTTACTGGAAATATTAAATCCGAAGTTCATCCCGACAGAAGCTGAGAAATTAGGGATAAAATAATATTTTGCTGAAATCGGAACCTGGATCTGATTAAGCTTATAATCAAATTTCATATCACCTACACTTACAATTTCATTACCAACCAATTGTACCCCGGGATACGAATCTTTACCACCTAATTGAGTATAAAGCACCTCTGCCTGTACGCTGAATTTAGATGATATAGGCTTTTCAGCAAGAATACCTGCATAGAAATAAGATTTTGAATCCAGTTTTTCTCCAAAATATTTCATGCTTGATAAAGTATATCCTCCCTTTACTCCAAAACTCATAGGAGTACTTTGGGCATTAATAAAAGTGGAAGCAGCTACCAGTAAAACGAAAAAAATGTTCTTCTTCATGTTTGTTTTTTGAATGGTTAATAATTTTTATAAAAAAATTCCTTCATTTGAAGGAATTATAGTTGTACAAAGATAATCTAAATATTTTGATAAGGCTTATTTCACCTTAGTCCACTGCTGGTTTTTTCTCAGGTCTTCAATAAAATGATACACTTCAGAGAGCTTTTCACTGCCTCGTTTTCCGTAATCTTCCACATTTTTGGAAGTACCGTCATTAAAATTAATTCTTAAATAAGAAGTAGAAAGGTCGGTGATGTTTCTTTTACCATACTTATCATTTAAACTTTTTACATCCAAACCATTTAAAAGGTTGATTAATTTATGATAATCCGCTTCCTTGATTGTTCCTGTAAAAGTTCCTTCACGAGGATTTGAAAACTCATCTTTCGAAGGTTTATGATTAAAATTAAAATGTTCTGCTTCGAAAATTGCAGTTCGGTCCGGATTGATAGTTATTTTAAATACAGGGCAGAACCCAAAACAGGGCGTTGTCTGATATTCAATTTTAGAATATTTTGAATCTGCTTTTTGAGAAGTGCATGAAAATAAGAATACAAATGCAAAAAGACTTAGTAAATATTTCATAGTTTACAATTTCGGAGATTCTCTCAATAATTGTTCCAAAAGGTTCCTTTTAATCGCCTTTTCCAATCTTTACTCGAGATTATTTTAATCAAAAAACCTCAGAATAAATCTGAGGTTGTCTATTTTTTTGATATTCTGTTTCTGATATATCTTTTATCCGTGCAATTGTTTCCAGATCGCATCTTTCAATTCCACAAGGCCTTCTCCGGTAACTCCTGAAAAGAATAAAGGCTGCTTGTTCTCAGGGAACTCAGCGGCAATCTCATTTTTCAATTCATCATCCAGAAGATCAGATTTGGAAACGGAAATAATGAAATCCTTATCCATAAGTTCCGGATTGTACTCCTTTAATTCATTTTCAAGAATTTTAAACTCCTGATAATGATCTTCAGAATCTGCCGGAATTAAGAATAAAAGGATAGAGTTTCTTTCAATATGTCTTAAGAATCTGTGTCCTAAACCTTTTCCTTCAGCAGCTCCTTCAATGATACCCGGAATATCAGCCATCACAAATGATTTGTAATTTCTGTAATCTACAATACCAAGATTGGGCGTTAAAGTAGTAAAGGCATAATTGGCAATCTTAGGTTTTGCCGCAGAAACAGATGCTAAAAGTGTAGATTTTCCAGCATTTGGAAACCCAACAAGTCCTACATCCGCCAAAATTTTAAGCTCGAAAACAATATAGCCTTCTTCACCGTCCATACCGGGTTGGGCATATCTTGGAGTCTGATTGGTAGAGGATTTGAAATGTTCGTTTCCTTTTCCACCTTTTCCACCTTGCATCAGAATAATTTCCTGCTTGTCTTCAAGGATTTCTCCGATAATTTCAC is part of the Chryseobacterium lactis genome and encodes:
- the obgE gene encoding GTPase ObgE; translation: MSNFVDYVKIHCKSGHGGAGSAHLRREKYIPKGGPDGGDGGRGGHVIMRGNAQEWTLLPLRYTRHIKAERGENGAKNQLTGADGSDIYIDVPIGSIAKNEDGEIIGEILEDKQEIILMQGGKGGKGNEHFKSSTNQTPRYAQPGMDGEEGYIVFELKILADVGLVGFPNAGKSTLLASVSAAKPKIANYAFTTLTPNLGIVDYRNYKSFVMADIPGIIEGAAEGKGLGHRFLRHIERNSILLFLIPADSEDHYQEFKILENELKEYNPELMDKDFIISVSKSDLLDDELKNEIAAEFPENKQPLFFSGVTGEGLVELKDAIWKQLHG
- a CDS encoding DUF6438 domain-containing protein, producing the protein MKYLLSLFAFVFLFSCTSQKADSKYSKIEYQTTPCFGFCPVFKITINPDRTAIFEAEHFNFNHKPSKDEFSNPREGTFTGTIKEADYHKLINLLNGLDVKSLNDKYGKRNITDLSTSYLRINFNDGTSKNVEDYGKRGSEKLSEVYHFIEDLRKNQQWTKVK
- a CDS encoding porin family protein; its protein translation is MKKNIFFVLLVAASTFINAQSTPMSFGVKGGYTLSSMKYFGEKLDSKSYFYAGILAEKPISSKFSVQAEVLYTQLGGKDSYPGVQLVGNEIVSVGDMKFDYKLNQIQVPISAKYYFIPNFSASVGMNFGFNISSKITTDTIFGEMSGESDGIKTLNLFPFLGAEYKITEKFFVDARYNFNFFEANKENAVPTKIGFLQAGVGYRFK